One genomic region from Paroceanicella profunda encodes:
- a CDS encoding carbonic anhydrase produces MHWDYTGHGGPAHWSDLSADWEACGAGRQQSPIDLGKATAALLSKVELHWAQAEWTVVNNGHTIQANAETAGYAMIDGERYDLKQFHFHAPSEHTVGGAHFPMEVHFVHADADGRLAVIGVMLQAGGNNSLFRTLMFLAPKQEGAESPAGQIEPRELVSDVSRVIRYQGSLTTPPCSETVLWTVLKQPIFVNQRDIDAFTAMFPMNARPVQPLYRRFVLEN; encoded by the coding sequence GTGCACTGGGATTACACGGGCCACGGCGGCCCCGCCCACTGGAGCGACCTGAGCGCCGACTGGGAGGCCTGCGGCGCCGGCCGCCAGCAGAGCCCGATCGACCTCGGCAAGGCCACCGCCGCCCTGCTCAGCAAGGTCGAGCTGCACTGGGCCCAGGCGGAGTGGACGGTGGTCAACAACGGCCACACCATCCAGGCGAATGCGGAGACTGCCGGCTATGCCATGATCGATGGCGAACGCTACGATCTCAAGCAGTTCCACTTCCACGCCCCTTCCGAACACACCGTGGGCGGGGCGCATTTCCCGATGGAGGTGCATTTCGTGCATGCCGATGCGGATGGCCGCCTCGCCGTCATCGGGGTCATGCTGCAGGCCGGCGGCAACAACAGCCTGTTCCGCACCCTGATGTTCCTCGCCCCGAAACAGGAGGGCGCGGAAAGCCCGGCCGGGCAGATCGAGCCGCGCGAACTGGTGAGCGACGTCTCCCGCGTCATCCGCTATCAGGGGTCGCTCACCACGCCGCCCTGTTCGGAAACCGTGCTCTGGACAGTGCTGAAGCAGCCGATTTTCGTGAATCAGCGCGATATTGACGCGTTCACCGCGATGTTCCCGATGAATGCCCGGCCCGTGCAACCCCTTTACCGCCGGTTCGTGCTGGAGAACTGA
- a CDS encoding GcvT family protein — MKTHARAVVVGGGAVGASIAYHLAKAGWETVLLERDELTSGSTWHAAGLLPLFNMSYATSHIHDYSVKFYKTLEAETGLNAGFSVVGNLRMAQTSARMDEYMLYASNAEAVGIPHEFLTPAQIKERWPLVRTEDLKGALFHPTDGYINPADVTQAMAKGARQRGVEIYRRVQVDGFERRGDDWVVKGRKMVEKGGYLLPSEETFEITCEHVVTATGNHAQRTAAMIGCFIPAIPVEHQFIVTEPDPALLEYRKTHGEHPVLRDADAKWYVREERGGWILGPYERNAPACFKFGVPDSFRADLFPLDLERIEEEYMSMIHRIPSSETVGLKDDFNGPICYTPDGNPLVGPAPGVENFWFAEGFSFGITAAGGTGHYLAQLMTEGEAEIDMWSLDPRRYGKWVNREYATRKNEECYEHVFVLHHPDEEREAARPLRTAPCYERLKAEGAQFGQVNGWERPNYYAPPGFDDHASRSFRRGGWWEYAVKEARAVREGVGLYDATAFTKHMVKGPGATAFLDWLTCNKLPKEGRINLTYALTDAGTVRSEFTIVRLGADEYYIVSAGAAQAYDGDYLVKEAARKRAEFGWIEVQDVSTQWGVFAVAGPRSRELLEPLVVDADPKTALSNKRFPWLSMRRLDLGMVPCMAIRVAYTGELGWEIHHPIEMQNHLYDLLKAQGDKVGMTLFGARAQNWLRQEKSYRAFGSDLGRDASPLEAGLDRFVDLTKSFRGKAAMEALGVRAKCVTLLIDGPVDTDPWGKEALYFGDEVIGRLTSGGWSVAFGKQVGMGYVRPDLATPGTTLQVRMNRELWTAVVAEDSPYDPQNLTIRKDV, encoded by the coding sequence ATGAAGACCCATGCGAGAGCCGTTGTCGTGGGAGGTGGCGCGGTCGGCGCGTCCATCGCCTATCACCTAGCGAAGGCCGGCTGGGAGACGGTTCTGCTCGAACGCGACGAGCTGACTTCCGGCTCCACCTGGCATGCCGCGGGCCTGCTGCCGCTGTTCAACATGAGCTATGCGACCAGCCACATCCATGACTACAGCGTGAAGTTCTACAAGACGCTGGAGGCCGAGACCGGGCTCAACGCCGGCTTCTCCGTGGTCGGCAACCTGCGCATGGCGCAGACCAGCGCGCGCATGGACGAGTACATGCTCTACGCCTCCAACGCCGAGGCGGTGGGCATCCCGCACGAGTTCCTGACGCCCGCGCAGATCAAGGAGCGCTGGCCGCTGGTGCGCACGGAGGACCTGAAGGGCGCGCTCTTCCACCCCACCGACGGCTACATCAACCCCGCCGACGTGACCCAGGCCATGGCCAAGGGCGCGCGCCAGCGTGGCGTGGAGATCTACCGCCGGGTGCAGGTGGACGGGTTCGAGCGCCGTGGGGACGACTGGGTGGTGAAGGGCCGGAAGATGGTGGAGAAGGGCGGCTACCTGCTGCCCTCCGAGGAGACCTTCGAGATCACCTGCGAGCATGTGGTCACCGCCACGGGCAACCACGCGCAGCGCACGGCGGCGATGATCGGCTGCTTCATCCCGGCGATTCCTGTCGAGCACCAGTTCATCGTGACGGAGCCGGACCCGGCGCTGCTGGAGTACCGCAAGACCCATGGCGAGCACCCGGTGCTGCGCGACGCGGACGCGAAATGGTACGTGCGCGAGGAGCGCGGCGGCTGGATCCTCGGCCCCTATGAGCGCAACGCGCCCGCCTGCTTCAAGTTCGGCGTGCCCGACAGTTTCCGCGCCGACCTCTTCCCCCTCGACCTTGAGCGCATCGAGGAAGAGTACATGAGCATGATCCACCGCATCCCCTCTTCGGAGACAGTGGGGCTGAAGGACGATTTCAACGGCCCGATCTGCTACACGCCGGACGGAAACCCGCTGGTGGGCCCGGCGCCGGGGGTGGAGAACTTCTGGTTCGCCGAGGGCTTCTCCTTCGGCATCACTGCGGCGGGCGGCACCGGCCATTACCTCGCCCAGCTGATGACCGAGGGCGAGGCGGAGATCGACATGTGGTCGCTCGACCCGCGCCGCTACGGCAAATGGGTGAACCGCGAGTATGCCACGAGGAAGAACGAGGAGTGCTACGAGCACGTCTTCGTGCTGCACCACCCGGACGAGGAGCGCGAGGCGGCCCGCCCGCTGCGCACCGCGCCCTGCTACGAGCGGCTGAAGGCCGAGGGCGCGCAGTTCGGCCAGGTGAACGGCTGGGAGCGGCCGAACTACTACGCGCCGCCGGGCTTCGACGACCACGCCTCCCGCTCCTTCCGCCGCGGCGGCTGGTGGGAATACGCGGTGAAGGAGGCGCGGGCGGTGCGCGAGGGCGTGGGGCTCTATGACGCCACCGCCTTCACCAAGCACATGGTGAAGGGGCCGGGGGCCACCGCCTTCCTCGACTGGCTGACCTGCAACAAGCTGCCGAAGGAAGGGCGCATCAACCTCACCTATGCGCTCACCGATGCCGGCACCGTGCGCTCGGAGTTCACCATCGTGCGGCTGGGGGCGGACGAGTATTACATCGTCTCCGCCGGCGCGGCGCAGGCCTATGACGGGGATTACCTCGTGAAGGAGGCCGCGAGGAAGCGCGCGGAATTCGGCTGGATCGAGGTGCAGGACGTGAGCACCCAGTGGGGTGTCTTCGCCGTGGCCGGCCCGCGCTCACGCGAGCTGCTGGAGCCGCTGGTGGTGGACGCGGATCCGAAGACGGCGCTGTCGAACAAGCGCTTCCCCTGGCTGTCGATGCGCAGGCTCGACCTCGGGATGGTGCCCTGCATGGCGATTCGCGTGGCCTACACGGGCGAGCTGGGCTGGGAGATCCACCACCCGATCGAGATGCAGAATCACCTCTATGACCTCCTGAAGGCGCAGGGCGACAAGGTGGGGATGACCCTGTTCGGCGCCCGGGCGCAGAACTGGCTGCGCCAGGAGAAGAGCTACCGCGCCTTCGGCTCGGACCTCGGCCGCGACGCGAGCCCGCTGGAGGCGGGGCTGGACCGGTTCGTCGACCTCACCAAGTCGTTCCGCGGCAAGGCGGCGATGGAGGCGCTCGGCGTCCGCGCGAAATGCGTGACCCTGCTCATCGACGGGCCGGTCGACACCGACCCCTGGGGCAAGGAGGCGCTCTATTTCGGGGACGAGGTGATCGGGCGCCTCACCTCGGGCGGCTGGTCCGTGGCCTTCGGCAAGCAGGTGGGCATGGGCTATGTGCGCCCCGATCTCGCCACGCCGGGCACGACGCTGCAGGTGCGGATGAATCGCGAGTTGTGGACGGCAGTGGTGGCGGAGGATTCGCCCTACGACCCGCAGAACCTCACCATCCGTAAGGATGTGTGA
- a CDS encoding threonine ammonia-lyase, with translation MTSIAMIEAAAERLAPVVRRTPLLSSDWIDEIAGRRVFVKAECLQHTGSFKFRGAWSCLSSLDAGLRARGVLAYSSGNHAQGVARAARIFGVPAVIIMPRDAPALKIANTRAMGAEVVLYDRATESREEIGATISAERGLTLVRPYDDAQVIAGQGTAGLEIAEQAAEAGVTAADVLVCCGGGGLTSGIAVALADRAPGLRVRPCEPEGFDDATRSLAAGKRLANPALSGSICDAILTPSPGEITFPLLARHCGPGLAVSDEEALTAVALAWSRMKLVLEPGGAVALAAALFHGDKIEGDSVIAVASGGNVDAEVFRRALDHAPN, from the coding sequence ATGACCAGCATCGCCATGATCGAAGCCGCCGCAGAGCGCCTCGCTCCGGTGGTCCGCCGCACCCCCCTGCTTTCCTCCGACTGGATCGACGAGATCGCCGGGCGCCGGGTGTTCGTGAAGGCCGAATGCCTGCAGCACACCGGCTCGTTCAAGTTCCGCGGCGCCTGGTCCTGCCTGTCGTCGCTCGACGCCGGCCTGCGCGCGCGCGGCGTGCTGGCCTATTCCTCGGGCAACCACGCGCAGGGCGTGGCCCGGGCGGCGCGGATCTTCGGCGTGCCGGCGGTGATCATCATGCCGCGTGACGCACCGGCGCTGAAGATCGCCAACACCCGCGCCATGGGCGCCGAGGTGGTGCTCTACGACCGCGCCACCGAGAGCCGGGAGGAGATCGGCGCCACCATCTCCGCCGAGCGGGGCCTCACCCTGGTGCGCCCCTACGACGACGCGCAGGTGATCGCCGGGCAGGGCACCGCCGGGCTGGAGATCGCCGAGCAGGCGGCGGAGGCGGGCGTGACCGCGGCCGACGTCCTGGTGTGCTGCGGCGGCGGCGGGCTCACCTCCGGCATCGCGGTGGCCCTGGCCGACCGCGCGCCGGGCCTGCGCGTGCGCCCCTGCGAGCCCGAGGGATTCGACGACGCCACCCGGTCGCTGGCCGCGGGGAAGCGACTCGCGAATCCCGCGCTCTCCGGGTCGATCTGCGACGCGATCCTGACGCCCAGCCCGGGCGAGATCACCTTTCCGCTGCTGGCGCGCCATTGCGGACCGGGACTCGCGGTGAGCGATGAGGAGGCGCTCACCGCGGTGGCGTTGGCCTGGTCTCGGATGAAGCTGGTTCTGGAACCCGGAGGGGCGGTTGCCCTCGCCGCTGCCTTGTTCCACGGGGATAAAATCGAGGGCGACTCGGTCATTGCCGTGGCTTCCGGTGGCAATGTCGATGCCGAAGTGTTCCGGCGCGCCCTGGACCATGCACCAAATTGA
- a CDS encoding alpha/beta fold hydrolase: MTGQHRFTTSDGLSLAYHDTGAGLPVLCLAGLTRNSADFEPVVAAFGDAARIIRLDSRGRGASDHDPVIMNYDVRIETRDAIELIDHLELPQVAVIGTSRGGLIAMAMAAIVPDRLCGVALVDVGPELAPEGLAAIMPHVGVAPALPDLDAVAARLAEVNAARFPGVPPAQWRVWAEGGFTETPDGVALRYDPRLRDALLAQAEAGPLPDLWPLFDLLEGLPLALLRGANSDLLTAETAARMQARFPDMILAGIADRGHVPFLDEPASRAALSALLARIHDRTEE; encoded by the coding sequence ATGACCGGACAGCACCGCTTCACCACCTCCGACGGGCTGAGCCTCGCCTATCATGACACCGGCGCGGGCCTGCCCGTGCTCTGCCTCGCCGGCCTCACCCGCAACAGCGCGGATTTCGAGCCGGTCGTCGCGGCCTTCGGCGACGCGGCCCGCATCATCCGGCTCGATTCCCGCGGGCGCGGCGCCTCCGACCATGACCCGGTCATCATGAACTACGACGTGCGCATCGAGACCCGCGACGCGATCGAGCTCATCGACCACCTCGAACTGCCGCAGGTGGCGGTGATCGGCACCTCGCGCGGCGGGCTCATCGCCATGGCGATGGCCGCCATCGTGCCGGACCGGCTCTGCGGCGTGGCGCTGGTGGATGTCGGGCCGGAGCTGGCGCCGGAGGGCCTGGCCGCGATCATGCCGCATGTGGGCGTGGCCCCCGCCCTGCCCGACCTCGACGCCGTGGCCGCCCGACTGGCGGAGGTGAACGCGGCGCGCTTTCCCGGCGTCCCCCCCGCGCAGTGGCGTGTCTGGGCCGAGGGCGGCTTCACCGAGACCCCGGACGGCGTCGCGCTGCGCTATGACCCCCGCCTGCGCGACGCGCTGCTGGCCCAGGCCGAGGCCGGGCCGCTGCCCGACCTCTGGCCGCTGTTCGACCTGCTGGAGGGCCTGCCGCTGGCCCTGCTGCGCGGCGCCAATTCCGACCTGCTGACGGCGGAGACCGCCGCGCGCATGCAGGCCCGCTTCCCCGACATGATCCTGGCCGGCATCGCCGACCGTGGCCATGTTCCCTTTCTCGACGAACCCGCAAGCCGCGCGGCCCTCTCGGCCCTGCTGGCGCGCATCCATGACAGGACAGAAGAATGA
- a CDS encoding haloacid dehalogenase type II — MPVTTCVFDAYGTLFDVTAAARACAAEPGREALAAVAPRLAETWRLKQLQYSWLRAVTGAHADFWQVTGEALDYAMEEAGLGPDPGLAARLMDLYRELEAYPEVPDMLAGLKARGLSTAILSNGAPAMLADAVASAGIGADLDAVLSVEDAGVFKPARAVYDLVGRCFGCPPWDVLFVSSNGWDAAAAAGYGFRTLWVNRSGLPVDRLPWRPDSIAPDLTTVAGIATGS, encoded by the coding sequence ATGCCCGTCACCACCTGCGTCTTCGACGCCTACGGCACCCTGTTCGACGTGACCGCTGCCGCCCGTGCCTGTGCCGCGGAGCCCGGGCGCGAGGCCCTCGCCGCCGTCGCCCCCCGCCTGGCCGAGACCTGGCGCCTCAAGCAGCTGCAATATTCCTGGCTGCGTGCCGTCACCGGCGCCCATGCCGACTTCTGGCAGGTGACGGGCGAGGCCCTCGACTACGCGATGGAGGAGGCCGGCCTGGGCCCGGACCCCGGCCTCGCCGCCCGGCTGATGGACCTCTACCGCGAACTGGAGGCCTACCCGGAAGTGCCCGACATGCTGGCCGGGCTGAAGGCACGCGGCCTCAGCACCGCCATCCTCTCGAACGGCGCGCCGGCGATGCTGGCCGACGCGGTGGCCTCCGCCGGCATCGGCGCGGATCTGGACGCGGTCCTCTCGGTGGAAGATGCCGGCGTGTTCAAGCCGGCGCGGGCGGTCTACGATCTCGTCGGGCGCTGCTTCGGCTGCCCGCCGTGGGACGTGCTCTTCGTGTCCTCGAACGGCTGGGACGCGGCGGCGGCAGCCGGCTACGGCTTCCGCACCCTGTGGGTGAACCGCTCCGGCCTGCCGGTGGACCGCCTGCCCTGGAGGCCCGACAGCATCGCCCCCGACCTCACCACCGTAGCCGGAATCGCGACAGGATCATGA
- a CDS encoding metalloprotease: protein MTAGQAAACGLAVLVLWLTYAVLRGGWRLPAGQVTPNLTPSSALVGTLSIAAAMYFFGVPIGLLLILSILVHEFGHVAAFRVAGHTDARLRLIPLLGGVAISDRLPSSQAKDAYISLMGPGICLALLALGHLAELLLTPVWPAGGHYAYLFTMLTAALNFFNLLPIWPLDGGHVLRRVVYSFAPKAAHNMTLAMSALAGLGLALTGHIFLIFILVIGLQSAMQMPKIEALQRPMRRVEAAWTAGAWMAMLAAFGITGSPVLLHYLLG from the coding sequence ATGACAGCCGGTCAGGCTGCGGCCTGCGGCCTGGCGGTGCTGGTCCTCTGGCTCACCTACGCGGTGCTGCGCGGCGGATGGCGGCTGCCCGCCGGGCAGGTGACGCCGAACCTCACCCCCTCCTCCGCGCTGGTCGGCACCCTGTCCATCGCCGCGGCGATGTATTTCTTCGGCGTCCCCATCGGCCTGCTGCTGATCCTGTCGATCCTGGTGCATGAGTTCGGCCATGTGGCGGCCTTCCGCGTGGCCGGGCACACGGACGCGCGGCTGCGGCTGATCCCGCTGCTCGGCGGCGTGGCGATCTCCGACCGGCTGCCCTCCTCGCAGGCCAAGGACGCCTACATCAGCCTGATGGGCCCGGGCATCTGCCTCGCGCTGCTGGCCCTCGGCCACCTGGCGGAGCTGCTGCTCACGCCCGTCTGGCCCGCGGGGGGGCATTATGCCTACCTCTTCACCATGCTCACCGCGGCGCTGAACTTCTTCAACCTGCTGCCGATCTGGCCGCTGGACGGCGGGCACGTGCTGCGGCGGGTGGTCTATTCCTTCGCCCCGAAGGCCGCGCATAACATGACCCTGGCGATGTCCGCCCTCGCCGGGCTGGGCCTGGCCCTCACCGGCCATATCTTCCTCATCTTCATCCTGGTGATCGGGCTGCAATCGGCCATGCAGATGCCGAAGATCGAGGCCCTGCAGCGCCCGATGCGCCGGGTCGAGGCGGCCTGGACCGCCGGTGCCTGGATGGCGATGCTGGCGGCCTTCGGCATCACCGGCTCGCCGGTGCTGCTCCACTACCTTCTGGGCTGA
- a CDS encoding 3-keto-5-aminohexanoate cleavage protein, translating to MLQACLNGAREARAHAALPRSPGELADAAAAVRAAGAGELHIHPRGPDGIESLAPEDVSAALRAVRAAVPGMPVGVSSGAWIPPGDAARLDHLRAWDLLPDYASVNLSEQDAPDTMEALASRGVGIEAGLATLADTRRFLALPGHRACLRVLVEIELQDPEEAAAEAVAMLDRLAAAELGRPILLHGFEACAWDMLRLAAQRGLDTRIGLEDVLVLPDGRPAPDNAALVTAARELIGGPTG from the coding sequence ATGCTCCAGGCCTGTCTCAATGGCGCCCGTGAGGCGCGCGCGCATGCGGCGCTGCCCCGCAGCCCCGGCGAACTGGCCGATGCCGCCGCCGCGGTGCGTGCCGCCGGCGCCGGGGAACTCCACATCCACCCGCGCGGCCCCGACGGCATCGAGAGCCTCGCGCCCGAGGACGTCTCCGCCGCCCTGCGCGCTGTGCGCGCCGCGGTGCCGGGCATGCCCGTGGGCGTGAGCAGCGGTGCCTGGATCCCGCCCGGCGACGCCGCGCGGCTCGACCACCTGCGCGCCTGGGACCTGCTGCCGGACTATGCCTCGGTGAACCTCTCCGAGCAGGACGCGCCGGACACGATGGAAGCCCTCGCCTCGCGCGGGGTGGGCATCGAGGCCGGCCTCGCCACCCTGGCCGACACCCGCCGCTTCCTCGCCCTGCCCGGCCACCGCGCCTGCCTGCGCGTGCTGGTCGAGATCGAGTTGCAGGACCCGGAAGAGGCCGCCGCGGAGGCGGTCGCGATGCTCGACCGGCTGGCGGCGGCGGAGCTTGGCCGCCCCATCCTGCTGCACGGGTTCGAGGCCTGCGCCTGGGACATGCTGCGCCTCGCCGCGCAGCGCGGGCTCGACACCCGCATCGGGCTGGAGGACGTGCTCGTCCTGCCCGACGGACGCCCCGCCCCGGACAATGCCGCCCTCGTCACCGCCGCGCGTGAGCTGATCGGCGGACCCACCGGATGA
- a CDS encoding enoyl-ACP reductase FabI: MSDLMKGKRGLVMGVANDHSIAWGVARTLHAHGAELAFTYQGESFGRRVQPLAESVNATHLLPADVQDSASLESLFERLAADWGQMDFLIHAIAYSDKTELSGRFLNTTRTNFLNSLDISCYSLVDITRRAAPLMRPGGSVITLTYLGAQRVMPNYNVMGVAKAALESSVRYLANDLGPDGIRVNAISPGPMRTLAGSAIGGARKVYRQVEQNAPLRSNASLDSVGGAALYLASDLGACTTGEIIFVDGGYHAIGMPQPENL; this comes from the coding sequence ATGTCCGACCTGATGAAGGGCAAGCGCGGGCTTGTCATGGGTGTCGCCAACGACCACTCCATCGCCTGGGGAGTCGCGCGCACCCTGCATGCCCACGGCGCGGAACTGGCCTTCACCTATCAGGGCGAGTCCTTCGGGCGCCGGGTACAACCGCTGGCCGAAAGCGTGAACGCCACCCATCTGCTGCCCGCCGACGTGCAGGACTCCGCCTCGCTGGAGAGCCTGTTCGAGCGGCTGGCGGCGGACTGGGGGCAGATGGACTTCCTCATCCACGCCATCGCCTATTCGGACAAGACCGAGCTCAGCGGGCGGTTCCTCAACACCACCCGCACCAACTTCCTGAATTCGCTCGACATCTCCTGCTACAGCCTGGTGGACATCACCCGCCGCGCGGCGCCGCTGATGCGCCCGGGCGGCAGCGTGATCACCCTCACCTACCTCGGCGCCCAGCGCGTGATGCCGAACTACAACGTGATGGGCGTGGCCAAGGCGGCGCTGGAAAGTTCAGTGCGCTACCTTGCCAATGATCTCGGCCCCGACGGCATCCGGGTGAACGCGATCAGCCCCGGCCCGATGCGCACCCTCGCGGGCTCGGCCATCGGCGGCGCGCGCAAGGTCTACCGCCAGGTGGAACAGAACGCCCCGCTCCGCTCCAACGCCTCGCTCGATTCCGTGGGCGGCGCCGCCCTCTACCTCGCGTCCGACCTCGGGGCCTGCACCACCGGCGAGATCATCTTCGTCGATGGCGGGTACCACGCGATCGGCATGCCCCAGCCCGAAAACCTCTGA